A stretch of Dysidea avara chromosome 5, odDysAvar1.4, whole genome shotgun sequence DNA encodes these proteins:
- the LOC136255715 gene encoding ELMO domain-containing protein 2-like: MLIQWLWRVWKWLLRLFTGQCELERLCYMRLPLHQLALRVENSLRRSRALELRRLLDGDHTSDNAIDVVLRVKRIKNDAKCMSSLRSSLQIVVGVAGLVREVELLKKDRYNKDNEHHESLLSQLWDHMMPSEKLTSRVSEQWKDLGFQGTDPATDFRGMGLFGLTCLHHLASCRGDLARQLLSHSRHPTLGYPYAIVGIDLASMIWEMLERRVLYAYLYKTAPPISLQCVMELFCEAMREFDSLWQTEKPENILAYPRVREKFLIMIREKWTT; the protein is encoded by the exons ATGTTGATTCAGTGGCTATGGCGCGTATGGAAGTGGCTACTGAGACTGTTTACTGGTCAGTGTGAACTAGAGAGGCTGTGTTATATGAGATTACCCTTACATCAGTTAGCTCTACGTGTTG AAAACAGCTTGAGAAGATCACGTGCTTTG GAGTTGAGGAGGTTGTTAGATGGCGATCACACAAGTGATAATGCCATAGATGTGGTGCTGAGGGTGAAAAGGATTAAAAACGATGCCAA GTGTATGTCATCATTGAGGAGTTCCCTGCAAATTgtggtgggtgtggctggtCTAGTTAGGGAGGTGGAGCTGTTGAAGAAGGACAGATACAACAAGGACAATGAACATCATGAATCGCTGCTGTCTCAG ctatgGGATCACatgatgccttcagaaaagCTAACATCTCGTGTGAGTGAACAATGGAAGGACCTTGGTTTCCAAGGCACTGATCCTGCGACTGACTTCAGAGGGATGGGACTATTTGGATTAACATGTTTACA TCACCTGGCCAGTTGCCGTGGTGACCTAGCACGACAGTTGTTATCACATTCTCGTCATCCAACTCTTGG GTACCCGTATGCCATAGTTGGTATTGACCTAGCCAGTATGATATGGGAGATGTTGGAGAGGCGTGTGCTGTATGCATACCTCTACAAGACAGCCCCACCCATTTCTCTGCAGTGTGTGATGGAACTGTTCT GTGAAGCCATGAGGGAGTTTGATAGTTTATGGCAGACAGAGAAGCCAGAGAACATACTGGCCTACCCCAGAGTTAGGGAGAAGTTTCTGATCATGATACGAGAAAAATGGACTACTTGA
- the LOC136255712 gene encoding protein O-linked-mannose beta-1,2-N-acetylglucosaminyltransferase 1-like, translated as MNIARIWKVLLAVLVSGLLLMDVMFVYDLTTNHMGGRDDHTHSEDKPSITKRIANVLKASQPPKKFLHVQMYSSKEKASIKIEGKNALHVTGGDEARGMYVVVVNQATGAVMADRRFDTYMPGGSDQLEIFLESIMAGRYLFFAIKDEATFSLKDSARQLLKKMGSHVSESLHWRDMWVFATQKNGDTFGEDFAKSPNLQEWGQPTTLAVTIPLANEQLICDWPDSKDNIARRNFCSRYEGYGELCDCSHPLPITIKTEPLPNNNVKNIPVGIIASNRPQYLFKGIRSMLSAPGANASLITAFIDGFYQEPVAVASLYNIRAVQHEPSSQKNGRITQHYLASLKKIFELYPDAPYAIVIEEDLEVSPDFFNYFSQTIGLMDKDDTIYCVSAWNDLGYEHSCEDSQLLYRVETMPGLGWLLKRKMFKEELEPIWPTPDKLWDWDMWMRIDEIRKERECIIPDVSRTYHFGNSGTNVNPYFQEAYFKKHKLNKQPMVELKDLERMTHDGYEEIIHELIKKAVRHLEGNPCKNSNFVPDTKGKIYTMYISKNSRHDYDTWMGVAKCFKLWDLDARGFHKSLWRFWFKSNQIVVIGCPDSPYCTYKPDDVELLKIEKPKNR; from the exons ATGAACATCGCTCGGATATGGAAG GTGCTACTAGCAGTATTGGTGTCCGGGTTACTGTTGATGGATGTCATGTTTGTGTACGACCTTACAACCAATCATATGGGAGGAAGAGATGACCACACCCATTCAGAAGACA AACCATCCATTACTAAACGTATTGCTAATGTGTTGAAAGCATCTCAACCACCTAAGAAGTTTCTACATGTTCAAATGTACTCTAGTAAAGAAAAAGCTTCAATTAAAATTGAAGGGAAaaat GCCCTACATGTCACTGGTGGAGATGAGGCTCGTGGCATGTATGTGGTTGTGGTGAACCAAGCTACT GGAGCTGTAATGGCTGACAGAAGGTTTGACACTTACATGCCTGGAGGGTCAGACCAATTGGAAATCTTCCTGGAATCAATCATGGCAGGGAGATATCTGTTCTTTGCCATCAAG GATGAGGCTACTTTTTCTCTCAAAGACAGTGCCCGACAACTGTTGAAGAAAATGGGCAGTCATGTTTCTG AGTCACTCCACTGGAGAGACATGTGGGTGTTTGCTACACAGAAAAATG GAGATACTTTTGGAGAAGATTTTGCAAAGTCTCCCAATTTGCAAGAATGGGGTCAACCAACCACATTAGCCGTCACTATTCCACTAGCCAATGAGCAACTTATCTGTGATTGGCCAGATAGTAAAGACAATATAGCTCGTCGTAATTTCTGTTCTCGCTATGAAGGCTATGGAGAACTGTGTGATT GTTCGCATCCTCTTCCCATTACTATCAAGACAGAACCA CTACCAAACAATAATGTCAAAAACATACCAGTTGGAATTATCGCTAGTAATCGTCCACAGTATCTGTTCAA AGGAATACGCTCAATGCTATCAGCTCCTGGAG CAAATGCTTCACTGATTACAGCTTTCATTGATGGATTTTATCAG GAGCCTGTTGCTGTGGCATCATTATATAACATTAGAGCTGTTCAACATGAACCATCCAGTCAGAAGAATGGACGCATCACTCAACATTATTTGGCTAGCTTGAAGAAAATCTTTGAGCTCTATCCA GATGCTCCTTATGCTATAGTCATTGAAGAAGATTTGGAAGTATCTCCAGATTTCTTCAA TTACTTTAGTCAGACCATTGGTCTAATGGACAAAGATGATACAATTTATTGTGTATCGGCTTGGAATGATCTG GGATATGAACACTCTTGTGAGGATAGTCAGTTACTGTACAGAGTAGAGACAATGCCAGGACTGGGGTGGCTGCTAAAGCGTAAAATGTTCAAAGAAGAACTAGAGCCAATATGGCCAACTCCGGACAAATTATGGGACTGGGACATGTGGATGAGAATTGATGAGATCAGGAAGGAAAG GGAGTGCATCATACCAGATGTATCACGGACATATCACTTTGGTAACTCTGGTACTAATGTCAACCCATACTTCCAAGAGGCTTACTTTAAGAAACACAAACTCAACAAACAACCAATGGTAGAATTGAAGGATCTGGAAAG GATGACACACGATGGATATGAGGAAATAATTCATGAACTGATCAA GAAGGCGGTCAGACATTTAGAGGGAAACCCATGTAAAAATAGTAATTTTGTGCCTGACACAAAG GGCAAAATATACACAATGTACATCAGTAAGAACAGCCGTCATGATTATGACACTTGGATGGGTGTGGCTAAGTGTTTTAAACTGTGGGACCTTGATGCTCGAGGATTTCACAAG AGCTTGTGGAGGTTTTGGTTCAAGAGTAACCAGATTGTTGTGATTGGTTGTCCTGACTCCCCCTACTGCAC GTACAAGCCGGACGATGTTGAACTACTAAAGATAGAAAAGCCAAAGAACAGATGA